A genomic stretch from Caballeronia sp. LZ062 includes:
- the mmsB gene encoding 3-hydroxyisobutyrate dehydrogenase, whose translation MRIGFIGLGHMGGPMAANLLKAGHAVTAFDLSPSALDAAKTAGATLASSPRAASEGAAVVITMLPAAPHVKAVYLNDDGVLAGVSAGVPLIDSSTIDPATAKLIGEAAAAHGNPFADAPVSGGVVGAQAGTLTFMVGADETLFETLRPVLSGMGKNMVRCGETGTGQIAKICNNLLLGISMIGVAEAMKLGEALGIDPSKLAAIINTSTGRCWSSDTCNPYPGIVETAPASRDYSGGFGADLMLKDLGLAVDAARGAKQPVFMGAIAQQLYQSMSQQGFGGLDFSGIIKLYGKHE comes from the coding sequence ATGCGAATCGGCTTTATCGGCTTGGGTCACATGGGCGGCCCGATGGCCGCGAATCTGCTGAAGGCAGGGCACGCGGTGACGGCCTTCGATCTGTCGCCGTCCGCGCTCGACGCGGCCAAAACGGCGGGCGCGACGCTCGCCAGTTCGCCGCGCGCCGCATCGGAAGGCGCGGCAGTCGTCATCACGATGCTGCCCGCCGCGCCGCACGTCAAAGCCGTTTATCTGAACGACGACGGCGTGCTGGCAGGCGTGAGCGCGGGCGTGCCGCTCATCGACAGCAGCACGATCGATCCGGCCACCGCGAAGCTGATCGGCGAGGCGGCGGCAGCACACGGCAATCCGTTCGCGGACGCGCCGGTATCCGGCGGCGTGGTCGGCGCGCAGGCGGGCACGCTCACGTTCATGGTCGGCGCGGACGAGACGCTTTTCGAAACGCTGAGGCCGGTGCTATCGGGCATGGGCAAGAACATGGTGCGCTGCGGCGAGACCGGCACCGGGCAGATCGCGAAAATCTGCAACAACCTGCTGCTCGGCATCTCGATGATCGGCGTCGCCGAAGCGATGAAACTCGGCGAAGCATTGGGCATCGATCCTTCGAAGCTGGCTGCGATCATCAACACCTCGACGGGGCGCTGCTGGAGTTCGGATACGTGCAATCCCTATCCGGGTATTGTCGAGACTGCGCCGGCATCGCGCGACTATAGCGGCGGCTTCGGTGCGGACCTGATGCTCAAGGATCTCGGCCTCGCCGTCGATGCGGCGCGCGGTGCAAAGCAGCCTGTTTTCATGGGCGCAATCGCGCAGCAGCTCTATCAATCGATGAGTCAGCAAGGTTTCGGCGGACTCGATTTCTCAGGCATCATCAAGCTATACGGCAAGCATGAGTAA
- a CDS encoding CoA-acylating methylmalonate-semialdehyde dehydrogenase, translating into MNIVAEHPAQGARPGASVRTARLLIDGEFVESKTGEWRDIVNPATQDVVGRVPFATTDEVDAAVTAAQKAFETWRTTPLGTRMRLMLRFQDLIRQNMKRIAQTLTAEQGKTLADAEGDIFRGLEVVEHACGIGTLQMGEFAENVAGGVDTYTLRQPIGVCAGITPFNFPAMIPLWMFPMAIVCGNTFVLKPSEQDPLSTMELVELAMEAGVPPGVLNVVHGGKDVVDALCMHPDIKAVSFVGSTAVGTHVYNLASQHGKRVQSMMGAKNHAVVLPDANKEQTLNALAGAGFGAAGQRCMATSVVVLVGASKDWLPDLVERARSLKVNAGTEPGADLGPVVSRAAKERILGMIAKGVEEGATLALDGRDISVTGYENGNFIGPTVFSDVTTDMAIYRTEIFGPVLCVLEAATLDDAIALVNRNPMGNGVGLFTQSGAAARKFQSEIDIGQVGINIPIPVPVPSFSFTGSRGSKLGDLGPYGKQVVQFYTQTKTVTARWFDDATVNDGVNTTISLR; encoded by the coding sequence GTGAATATCGTTGCTGAACATCCGGCGCAGGGTGCTCGCCCCGGCGCGTCCGTGCGCACGGCCAGGCTGCTGATCGACGGCGAGTTCGTCGAATCGAAAACGGGCGAATGGCGCGACATAGTCAATCCGGCGACGCAGGACGTCGTCGGCCGCGTGCCGTTCGCGACGACGGACGAGGTCGACGCCGCCGTCACCGCCGCGCAGAAGGCGTTCGAGACGTGGCGCACGACGCCGCTCGGCACGCGTATGCGGCTCATGCTCCGCTTTCAGGACCTGATTCGCCAGAACATGAAGCGCATCGCGCAGACGCTCACCGCCGAGCAAGGCAAGACGCTCGCGGACGCGGAAGGCGATATTTTTCGCGGCCTCGAAGTGGTGGAACACGCGTGCGGCATCGGCACGCTGCAAATGGGCGAGTTCGCCGAGAACGTCGCGGGCGGCGTCGATACGTACACGCTGCGCCAGCCCATCGGCGTCTGCGCCGGCATCACGCCGTTCAATTTCCCGGCGATGATCCCGCTCTGGATGTTCCCGATGGCGATCGTCTGCGGCAACACCTTCGTGCTGAAGCCGTCCGAGCAAGACCCGCTTTCGACGATGGAACTGGTCGAACTGGCGATGGAAGCCGGCGTGCCGCCGGGCGTGCTCAACGTCGTGCACGGCGGCAAAGATGTGGTCGATGCGCTCTGCATGCATCCGGATATCAAGGCGGTGTCGTTCGTCGGCTCCACTGCTGTCGGCACGCACGTCTACAACCTCGCGAGCCAGCACGGCAAGCGCGTCCAGTCGATGATGGGCGCGAAGAATCACGCTGTCGTGCTCCCGGACGCGAACAAGGAGCAGACGCTCAACGCGCTGGCCGGCGCGGGCTTCGGCGCGGCCGGCCAGCGTTGCATGGCGACGTCGGTGGTCGTGCTCGTCGGCGCGTCGAAGGACTGGCTGCCGGATCTCGTCGAACGGGCGCGCTCGCTGAAGGTCAACGCGGGTACGGAGCCGGGCGCGGACCTCGGACCGGTGGTATCGCGCGCGGCGAAGGAGCGCATTCTCGGCATGATCGCGAAGGGCGTCGAAGAGGGCGCGACGCTGGCGCTCGACGGCCGCGACATCAGCGTGACCGGCTACGAGAACGGCAACTTCATCGGGCCGACCGTCTTCTCGGACGTGACCACCGACATGGCCATCTACAGGACCGAGATTTTCGGGCCGGTGCTGTGCGTGCTGGAAGCGGCTACGCTCGACGACGCCATCGCGCTCGTCAACCGCAATCCGATGGGCAACGGCGTCGGTCTCTTTACGCAAAGCGGCGCGGCGGCGCGCAAGTTTCAGAGTGAAATCGACATCGGGCAAGTGGGCATCAACATTCCGATTCCGGTGCCGGTGCCGTCGTTCAGCTTCACGGGTTCGCGTGGCTCGAAGCTCGGCGATCTCGGGCCCTACGGCAAGCAGGTCGTGCAGTTCTATACGCAGACGAAAACGGTCACGGCGCGCTGGTTCGACGACGCCACCGTGAACGACGGCGTCAACACGACCATTTCGCTCCGATAA